One Benincasa hispida cultivar B227 chromosome 5, ASM972705v1, whole genome shotgun sequence genomic window carries:
- the LOC120078263 gene encoding histone H3.v1-like, producing MKLVISASLLSAMVFYSSLLPFLHSLNLYISTTIHKNYMFLLCNGLLVFIVRNSGLIGNSSDEQSGRNEALGAAMADGNRKIESKVEIEEERENGLIAKEEENEELITKDEDEEERFNFYEEEEEEEEEEIDEELNKKCEEFIRKMKEGIKFESQQVFVL from the coding sequence ATGAAGTTAGTGATCTCAGCTTCTTTACTATCTGCAATGGTATTTTACTCTTCTCTCCTTCCTTTTCTCCACTCTTTGAACCTTTATATCTCTACAACAATCCACAAGAACTACATGTTCTTGCTCTGCAATGGCCTCCTTGTCTTCATCGTTCGAAATTCCGGTCTTATCGGCAACTCCAGCGACGAACAGAGTGGCAGAAATGAAGCTCTAGGGGCTGCAATGGCTGATGGGAACAGAAAAATTGAGAGCAAAgttgaaattgaagaagaaagggaaaatgGGTTGAttgcaaaagaagaagaaaatgaagaattgATTACAaaggatgaagatgaagaagaaagattcaatttttatgaagaagaagaagaagaagaagaagaggaaattgACGAAGAATTGAATAAGAAATGTGAagaatttattagaaaaatgaaggaaggaattaaatttgaatcaCAGCAAGTGTTTGTTTTGTAA